TTTTACTTTGATGCAATGCATGTTTACATTTCCTGTACAGTATCTGTGTTTTGAGTGTAATTCAGAGCATGTTAAAGGTTAACATTGCCAGTAAAACTACTACAGTATGTTGTTTTATACCACAAGCACATGGGCATGCATCTGATACAATTTTGTGTGCGCTCCCCACAGGCAGATTTGTTTCTTGTTGATTTTACGAACAGTTGCATAACTGCACTGAACTCAAAAGAGGCAGTGATGTAAGTGAAACCTAAAAAAAGATAGTTAATCCTGACTAATTTTCTAGCATTAATTATAGTTATTCCTAGATTACAGCGAAGAGGTTACATGAGGTCAGGATAGAGTTGATTTACCCGTCCTCGAACTGCTTTGAGGTGGGAATCAGTAGAAACAGTGTTGAAATCAAAACATGCAAATTGACAAATatccaatattgtttttttcctgttttagcAGGTTTCAGCCTGGTGGAGATGCAGCAGATATGGAAGGAGCTCACAAATGGAATAACcgaaaataaaatgacatcgAGGGCCAGTCAGGACTCCTCTGCTAACAGCATAATGTCCTCCGAAGTCACAGGGAGGCAGAGCAGGGACCAGCAGTCTGCTTCTCCTCGCAGGGCAGAATGGTATGATTTCTCTCTTCGTGCTGTGATCTGATTTTAGGAACCGACACTGCTTCTTTCTAAACATCAAACACTCATCATCTGtagacattttctttctttcgaGGTACGGGTGAGGAGCTGTTCTGCTTTTGTGGCAAAGCTTCACTTTTAATTCCCCAAGGGACGATTTATTTagtcttgtttgtttgctttgtgttcCAACACCTGAAATGGTTCAGCAAAGAGAAAAGTTTACATGACTACGTGTCCCAAAATCAAAACTAAATacttttccatttgtttttctgtgctcCCATCAACCTCTCTCTGTCATTTTCTGTcacctgaaaatgaaagaaaacatgtttttttgctgtAGTTTTTAATCATGAGAATACTTTCGCTCCAGTGCCGTCAAAGCTGATCGCgctgccacacacactctctactGTCACGGTGTGTGTAACTGGCCTGGATGTGAGTCGCTGTGTGAAAACTTCAGCCAGTTCATCAAGTAAGTTTATCTCTTCCTAATGTATATCACTTTTTGAACCTTCacctttatgtttttaaatgtagggAATATTTCAGTAATAATCTATTCAGTATAAATTCCCGAATGGCTTTAAAAGTGGATCTGAGAATTAAGTAGCCCCAGATTTGTCACTTGTATAATCCGAGCTATAAATGAACCTTTCTGAGAGGTAAATCCATTTTCCATATGtcctttttactgaaatgaGCAGCAAAACAAATAGAAAGTCATTTCTGGCTACAACCATTGTTTAGATATAGAGTTTTAACTTGGCAaacaaggaaacatttttattcattgtgtaaaaaaagggtattttttGATACTGATGTACAGATTCTGGAAATAATTTcaaatgcagttttttaaatACCAATTTTTCAGCTATACTGATGCCTAGTTCAGCTTAAATTGCAGTCAGCTGGTATTCAAACGTATCATaatgtaattcaattaaaaaaacaaaactgtatctGTACGATCAAAACATCAAATCctcactttattattttaaagaggcccttttatgctctttgggggtttcccttccctgtagtgtgttttatagatttctgtgcctgtaaatggtctgcaaaggcaaaaaagttccctccagagggagtttctctcccacgtACATTGGAAGAAATTGTAGCTCACAATAAGTGCTATCTCTGGGATTTTTTTAGTGGTGTATTCCTATAACGTCACCCCCATGTGTTTCAGGCACATAGGCAGGGAGCACACTCTGGATGACAGAAGTACAGCGCAGTGCAGAGTCCAGATGCAGGTTGTGCAGCAACTTGAGCTTCAGGTAGGCACGAGTGCTGTAAGAATGTCCGACTACATGTTACAACTACTGTTTGGATCTGTGCTAGTGGCTGTACAAACCTGTCCAATACAGTTTAGTTTTTCATTATTGAAGAATTGTCTGATATTTATAGCAGAAATATTAGTCAGCAACACAGGAGTTTTCCCCAAATTTCACCACCCAAACACTGTGTAAATATTCATGTGATATCCAAACACACCTcctctctgatgtgttttgacACAGTGAGAAAAGGATCTTGGCAAAAGGTGTTTGGTTCACAGCGTCCCATTTTTGACACCCTGTGTTCAGTGATTTTGAAGCGACACAGTCAACTCTGATTTTCCCCTCACAGCTCTGCAAAGAACGGGAGCGTCTGCGAGCGATGATGGCTCACCTGCACCTGCCATCCTTAGAGTCTCAGTCGATCTCTGACCCACGAGTGGACGGTCGCAACGATCTGATACGGCCGCTGACCCACACCTTCAGGTAGACGGTGTTCTGTGTGACCGACAGAGGCAAAGTAAATGAGCCATAAACTGAATGCATACAAAACTCCACATATGTAGTGGAGAATGAAAATAGATCATGTATTTTTGGCTGCAACCTCATCTTTTGTAGTACTGATATGATAGCACCACCCTGTAATTGATCTTGTGCACTTCTACAGTTGGATGAGTTGCAATAGTATGCATTTTCTAGAAAACTAGAAAACATGGCTTAGGGTTTACCTGCATGAGATGAGGGTCAGAAATATTTGAACCTAAGAAAAATGATGCCAGATCAGACAGAAAAAGTTTCCTCTTCTCAATTTACTTTTTCCTTTGTTGAGATCCCCATCCTTACTCTCCTTTACTTCGGCGCCCAGCTGTTGGCACCAGATGgctgcctttgtgttttcagaCAGCAGACATGCTCTCATAACGTGAAAGCTAATCAGATGTTAATCTTGCAAATATTGTGCCATAATCACAACACTCACCAAACAATTTCACCCTATAATTAACAATAATTGGCTACCTTCTTCCAGCGACATTAGTGGAATCACCTCTGAGGAGGCGCGTCTAATCGCTCTGTTACACTCAGCTGAACATCTCCCGCTCTGTTTTGCTTCTCCGCCAGTCTTTTCACTACACTTGTTTCCCTTTGTTAACTTGGATCTTCTGCTTGTGTCGCTCTCAGCTCTGGTCAGTTTCTGCCAGTGACAACCTGCCCTCGCTGAGCCCCTCAGACTCCCCCCAGGTGTCCCCTCGAACTCTGGCTCCTGTCAGTACTTCATTCCAGGGCAGTGAAGAAGATCTGCCCAATCACACGTCAAGTGCTGGGGCCATACGAAGTCGCCATCACCCTTTGGTCTACTCGCTGTCCTCAGGTAAACCAAATACTCTAGTTACTTATATATTCATACAGAAGAAAAGACTTGATAGTGCATTTTccacttaaaatgtgttttcttgtttcagAAAATGAATATGAGCTCTACAAGAACAACGATATCAGACCGCCTTTCACCTATGCAACACTGATAAGACAGGTACAGTTTATAACGTCCATTAATGGAAAAATATGtggtttttttctttgcttaaCATTAAACAATGTAAACAGTCAACTCAGAGGtattttggggggatttttACTCAGTTTTTGTATTCAGTGATCCCtagaatgtaaaatattttgtatCAGAGGCTCTTCTTCCCAATAAACAATGTCTTTATGTTCATGGCGATTGTGACGATAGCTCATTCATTTGAATCAActgttaacaaaataaaatgaattggcAAACATTGTGATAATCACTCTCATTACTCAAGCCAAGAATCCTTGgtttactaaaataataaaatatggtCATGCTCTGGATCTCTTTGTAGCCTAACTACATATCTTTCACTAATATCTCTTAtggaacagaaaaaaagaggaatttaACTTGAGCTTTGTGCTTTTTCCTGACATTTCTGACATCTAACAATGGATTGAATAGTAGATTAATCATGGAACTACTCTGCAGATTATTGATAATTCACTTGTCTTGTGTCAGTTAGATGATAATTGGCCTTTtatccttaaaaaaagacagttgATTCacgaataataaaataaaacgccTGCATCTTTGTGAGTGTGACTGTCCTCCTTTGGTGGATCAGAAGGGGAGAAATCATGGCTGTAAGTTGATCCTTTTTATGTCCCCTCCATCTACAGGCTATAATGGAAACATCGGACAAGCAGCTGACACTGAACGAGATTTACAACTGGTTCACGCGGACGTTCGCTTATTTCAGACGCAACGCCGCCACTTGGAAGGTATCGCGCCCCGAGATAATTAACTCCCACTGTGTGTCATACCTTATTTATGCGGCGTGTATTCAGTAATGTGTGCTTCACTCTGATTTTCTCTGGATCAGAACGCAGTGCGCCACAACCTGAGCCTGCACAAGTGTTTTGTGCGTGTGGAGAATGTGAAAGGCGCCGTGTGGACGGTGGACGAGGTGGAGTACCAGAGGAGGAGATCCCAGAAGATCACAGGGtacatgacttcctgtttatcaCAGCACAGGCCTCAGGGTCTCTGAATACACTCCGATGaggatacaaaaatatatctaAGATCCACAAAAGATGTTGCAGAAAAGTCAAGGGGTTCCTGCCTATGCTTCAGCATGAGAGTAGAAATACGTTTTCCTTCTGATATATATCCTTTACTGGGTTTTAACATGGATCACTGCCAAGATTTTAGGTGTATTTcctaatattaattaaaatattggtTATTTATCATGCACATCAATCCTTATTAATGGCCTTTGTTTTGAGATATGTAGCACAAACTGAAGACTAGATAGAAAACAAACCAATTTATATTTAGCCCTTTTGTCGTAAACAAAAACGAGGACTTTTTAAGTATTTACCTTTGTTTGACCCCACTGTATTGTTATCATTGCACAGCCCTGTCAACTCTACTCCCTGCATCCACAGAGTGACACACgtttgtttttacaataataaacCTCATAAAATAATGACCAATTCTGTATAATGCTGGCAGTTCCAAGGCCCTTTCCTGATGTTTATGCGACTGAATTACTTGTGATCATAAATGACCTTGCCTTAAGCTATTGATGTTTACCAAGTTGAGTTTATATACAAAGTATTGATCTGCTTGCCATGATTTAGACATGGATTgtgtccattttaaaatgtccatgtttATTATTCTACAGGAGTCCATCGGTGGTTAAAAATGCGTCCTCTAACCTCGATTATGGGACCGTTGTGAACGGCAGCTTACAGGTGAGAGGACGTGTGAGCGTACCCCTTCCTGATGACAGGAGTCTGATCTGGTTGAGGATtaatttttcttcttcttctttgaagATGGCACTAGCTGAGGCGTCACTTCCAGGATTCAAGGAGTGTGTCAGCACGAGTCAAATAGAGgagaacaaaacaacaaacagccaCAGTAAACAAAACCTCTCTACAAGAGTCCAGCAGTGAGTTTTGTTTTCTcttaactaaccctaaccctataaTCTATAAATAGGACTGATGTGCTGCAATAATTGATGGAAACGTCTTTGTTTTTCACCTCCTGCAGATCTCTTTTCCTGAAAGATGAAGCTCTGAGTCGGAATGAGGAAGACTCTCTGATGCCAGCAATCAATGCAGCCGGTCTGCAGCAGGACGTCACCGAAGAAGACGAAGAGCATTGTTTGACCTTGGATGACAGAGAACAGTTTCAAAACAATCAGATTGGAAAGCAGTAAGGTTAGCCTTCCTCGAACAGAAGTCAGAGTAGACCACAGTTTACATATTATACCGTCTTTAGGTCATGTTAACCTTCAGTGTGTGGTGTCAGCaaaatatttgatcaaattcaaGCTACAGTTGAAATATTCTGAAACGTGGTTCCGTATAAGGCAGATATATATTCATACACATGAAAAATGTTCAGATTTCATTGATAAATCTGCAGCTGTCCACGTTTAACTCTGAAATTGAAGCCCTTAataaaaggaagaggaaaatacagttacattgttttttcatgttgGCCTATTACTTGATTATTTTCCCATCAAATAGGGGTTTAAGAAAACTGTTTAAAGTTAGTTAGTCAGATAAAAGACAAGATAAACACTAAgagattaaatgtatttaaagctgTATAGTTGGGGACTTCAAAAGCTGTCACATTTAACCTACAGTTGagaacatttttcctttttgttttaaaaacctgGCCAAAAAAGTGCATCATGATAAGCATTAGCGTGAATGAAGTAGAAATggatgaaaaatgaataaaatatagttGGACGCTGATGGATAGGATAAATGATGTCTTCTTTTCATCATTAAGAAAGATTCTactattttatttgcatttgctttttttttactacttgATAGAGAACGAACGTGTCGTCGGTCTACTGTGAAATAACACGGGATGAATGTGAGAGCCACATTACAGCGGAGAGACAGATGTTCCGTGCTGACGGTTTTCTGTTGATGAAATATTTGATAACACAGTGTGTGCTGTGGCTTCTCTCTGTTGTCTCATCCGTCTGCTGAaggtgttttattgtgtgttttcctgtttctctctctgtgtgaaacTTATGAAATAAAGATTGTGCCAAACATTCCACTTTTATACCATTTTCAGTGTTTACATTAGAAACTGTGCACATACAACTCTGTATTTATGAACAAATATGTGTCAGTAATTGTATGTCCAACGTGTCTGATTagaatgtaataaatatataaacttgTTCATTGTTTAATTATTGCTGTTGATGGTCAATTTGTGTCACGTGAGATTATTgataatgaatttaaaaaaaactttaagtGAGgactacatttaaatattctgcACGGTTTAGTTTTGTTACCCAGAAGTTACatggataatacatttaaatatatacattttctggCTGAATGTCAAGCAATGGCTGGTTCCTGCTGCTCAAGGGGTTTAGTTTAGATAATTCTAATAAGAAATATTAAGtcatctaataataataataataataaactgaacTACAAATGGATCATTTTCACTCACCAACCATACATTAGATTTTCAGTCCAGTCCCATAATCACAATTTTACTGAAATaaacaatttattattattattattattattattattattattattattattaagcgAGGTTTGTTTTATGTAGTTGGTGTAAAAACATGGTTATGTCTATAGAACATAAAGAAAGTGCTTGTATGGGTATGCATGAATTAAAGTTGCCATAACTTAAATGATTAAGATTAAGATACATCTGCCGATTTTATTTACCATtctttgttcaaataaatggttgtttgtgttttgatgatTACTGGAATACAGCTTTAAGTTATCCTTATTTTTATCACATCATCGTTTAAAATGCTAGAATagtaaatacagaaacaaacgCGTCACCCCTTCTTATCCATCATGCAGGGAAGATGTTAGCGCAGACTTCATGGAACAAAGGCCTCAGATACTCCTTGTTTTGACTAATGTCAGTAATTGTCTTTGCTGATAACGAGTTGGCTTTAAGTTTGCtgttgcctctcagggcttccttTGATTCGCTGTCAGCCTATTAGATGACATCTCCTCCTGACTGCCTCTCCACGCTGCGTTCACTGACTGAAAGTTAGCATGGTGCGAGACAACTTCAACAGCTTCACT
Above is a genomic segment from Eleginops maclovinus isolate JMC-PN-2008 ecotype Puerto Natales chromosome 2, JC_Emac_rtc_rv5, whole genome shotgun sequence containing:
- the LOC134883430 gene encoding LOW QUALITY PROTEIN: forkhead box protein P2-like (The sequence of the model RefSeq protein was modified relative to this genomic sequence to represent the inferred CDS: inserted 1 base in 1 codon) → MPESPLSPPAARQTTASSLLSHTDVGAGERAANGDSCSRVSAENWQSLHRKQVFLAMMAPQQMQQLLSPNQLQALIHQKQQALLLQQQHLKEFYKKQQQIHLQLLQQKPSRKVKELPAQQLVFQQLLQLQQQQQQQQLLRVQRPILSSAALPPGFSLVEMQQIWKELTNGITENKMTSRASQDSSANSIMSSEVTGRQSRDQQSASPRRAECAVKADRAATHTLYCHGVCNWPGCESLCENFSQFIKHIGREHTLDDRSTAQCRVQMQVVQQLELQLCKERERLRAMMAHLHLPSLESQSISXPTSGRSQRSDTAADPHLQLWSVSASDNLPSLSPSDSPQVSPRTLAPVSTSFQGSEEDLPNHTSSAGAIRSRHHPLVYSLSSENEYELYKNNDIRPPFTYATLIRQAIMETSDKQLTLNEIYNWFTRTFAYFRRNAATWKNAVRHNLSLHKCFVRVENVKGAVWTVDEVEYQRRRSQKITGSPSVVKNASSNLDYGTVVNGSLQMALAEASLPGFKECVSTSQIEENKTTNSHSKQNLSTRVQQSLFLKDEALSRNEEDSLMPAINAAGLQQDVTEEDEEHCLTLDDREQFQNNQIGKQ